A stretch of Arctopsyche grandis isolate Sample6627 chromosome 9, ASM5162203v2, whole genome shotgun sequence DNA encodes these proteins:
- the prom gene encoding prominin, with protein sequence MSCKKWHCTTLTQIIRGRTNFPVITLVVLLLFTHQIRPDVELRIDDPKGDIAFGENSTFEKFPVKWEPVFPERQLADVRVEAAGVRRPMKNYSSLQNEIKITNGSSIYNGDVARHESPSALVSEDCGEMKMDSDKLPVSYQDKDMEANEKSMHLDRKSQTHKSDVLLKILNGVSHMHRNDKGRRAVSEAKARLVEENSSDFHKKSHNKVYVDSVVNKAVDDAAQSEDNIRNVTASAKDEENPVAWRGRYRDSEIRFNAGPPAEKYVVPTMKIVDGPFAFRFLSRFFGCLHPFDFPTELLRDVMWNTLSVPQLILQSIRVEVGFIVAIIFAIVAALIVPVYGLCCGILALMNKKSINKLETSTPPPGILDDEDCSGACKRRLFMLLMQIFLIMSSLGIGIMVVGNEFANNTAGLTGKSLKAAGRDLAAYFQATHRELSHVLIDSTDQAFAATEHDLENIDTLLGEPIQKALAIETGLDVALDALNDITSASHEMSSKVQALGSEGSRAATLAANGSDRLKELKRQLDAAHTHCAPKDRPLCDTIDTSSLEIIINFEMISEKQLEPLVEALKAKNLSETTATGKDHFVSIPKAVANQTQKIIEDVREVLAEKRTEMRAAERSLAKVVRHLTAITTSGTRRAEEVVRAIDTVESAILMCLLALPMWGLTIVVFAFGGHGEVFLCRPLYDEPQYIVLGKLLDNPGLLYKENSGFFKEVFKELDNFNLNKPIRNVLNECKGNKPAYPVFDLRKVVDLNIETAHWNWSKLETAKEKFLSSSLILGVATPTSQSALMDIMKHTNQNFTDYRLQLTGPLTGKDLTSLADQLESVANQMSDLSTSSRIETLASRTRRLITNNVQPLEQIRTELVYRLTELELQTQPFQKRMNQSLSHLKTIQYYIDNQGGIIAQKKTQDYTKRLTGYLEQYRGHVLDQVERHVAPCGPIWDIYDATRSLICRHYIDSLNAFWLGLCSMLLLWMVMTPLALKLRHSFRAVKNHRTGILLRTISHQCPPPDNWR encoded by the exons ATGTCGTGTAAAAAATGGCACTGCACCACCCTGACCCAAATAATAAGAGGTCGAACAAACTTTCCGGTAATAACTCTAGTAGTGCTTTTATTGTTCACGCATCAAATACGACCGGATGTGGAGCTTAGAATCGACGATCCGAAAGGTGATATTGCCTTCggagaaaattcaacatttgaAAAATTCCCAGTGAAATGGGAACCGGTGTTTCCGGAGAGACAATTAGCAGACGTTAGAGTGGAAGCAGCTGGTGTAAGAAGACCGATGAAAAATTACTCGTCGCTGCAGAACGAAATAAAAATCACGAACGGAAGTTCAATTTATAATGGGGACGTAGCTCGGCACGAAAGCCCTTCGGCTCTCGTCTCGGAAGACTGCGGCGAAATGAAGATGGACTCTGATAAACTGCCCGTATCATACCAAGACAAAGACATGGAGGCGAACGAGAAGAGTATGCATCTAGATCGGAAGTCGCAAACACACAAATCTGacgttttattgaaaattttgaacgGCGTGTCGCACATGCACCGGAACGATAAGGGACGTCGTGCCGTTTCCGAGGCGAAAGCTCGCCTCGTCGAGGAAAATTCGTCCGATTTTCACAAGAAAAGTCATAATAAAGTCTACGTGGATTCGGTCGTAAATAAAGCGGTGGACGACGCGGCGCAATCTGAAGACAATATTCGGAACGTAACGGCTTCGGCAAAAGATGAAGAAAATCCGGTGGCATGGAGGGGCCGATACAGGGATTCTGAGATCAGATTCAACGCTGGACCGCCTGCTGAAAAGTATGTTGTGCCAACGATGAAAATAGTCGACGGACCGTTCGCCTTCAGATTTCTGTCGAGATTTTTTGGCTGCCTGCACCCGTTCGATTTTCCCACTG AACTACTGAGAGACGTCATGTGGAACACGCTGTCAGTTCCACAACTTATACTTCAG tCGATCCGTGTGGAGGTCGGTTTTATCGTCGCCATTATATTTGCAATCGTCGCCGCTTTGATCGTGCCAGTTTATGGATTGTGCTGTGGCATTTTGGCACTTATGAATAAGAAGAGTATAAACAAATTAGAGACTAGCACACCGCCTCCTGGAATACTGGATGATGAAGATTGCAGCGGGGCTTGTAAGAGGAGACTGTTCATGCTGTTAATGCAAATATTCCTGATTATGTCTTC ACTCGGTATTGGCATAATGGTTGTCGGTAACGAATTCGCAAACAACACGGCTGGTTTAACGGGAAAAAGTCTGAAAGCCGCTGGCAGAGATCTTGCAGCCTATTTTCAGGCCACACATCGAGAGCTATCCCACGTTCTTATAGATTCGACCGATCAGGCCTTCGCAGCCACCGAACACGATCTAGAAA ATATAGACACACTGCTCGGTGAGCCGATACAAAAGGCCTTGGCTATAGAGACAGGTCTAGATGTAGCACTTGATGCTCTCAATGATATTACATCAG CAAGCCACGAAATGAGCAGTAAAGTGCAAGCTCTGGGATCGGAAGGCTCTCGTGCTGCAACTTTGGCCGCAAATGGCAGCGATAGACTCAAAGAGCTTAAAAGACAGTTGGATGCTGCTCATACCCACTGTGCACCGAAAGATCGTCCTCTGTGCGATACAATCGACACCTCGAgtctagaaataataataaactttgAAATG ATATCAGAAAAGCAATTGGAACCATTGGTCGAGGCCCTGAAAGCAAAAAATTTGAGCGAAACAACAGCAACAGGAAAAGATCATTTTGTTTCAATACCTAAAGCTGTCGCCAATCAGACTCAAAAAATAATAGAAG ATGTCAGAGAGGTTTTAGCAGAGAAACGCACCGAGATGAGAGCAGCCGAACGATCCTTGGCAAAAGTAGTACGACATCTTACGGCAATCACAACTAGTGGTACAAGACGAGCTGAAGAAGTGGTTCGAGCCATCGATACTGTGGA ATCTGCTATTTTGATGTGCTTACTTGCGTTGCCAATGTGGGGTTTGACCATTGTCGTTTTCGCATTCGGTGGACATGGTGAA GTGTTCTTGTGTCGACCTTTATATGATGAACCGCAGTATATTGTATTAGGAAAACTTTTAGATAACCCTGGTCTTTTGTACAAGGAAAATAGTGGATTTTTCAAAGAAGTGTTTAAAGAGCtcgacaattttaatttaaacaaaccGATACGGAATGTTTTAAA cGAGTGCAAGGGAAACAAGCCAGCATATCCTGTGTTTGATTTGAGAAAAGTTGTGGATCTCAATATTGAAACCGCTCATTGGAACTGGTCCAAATTAGAAACGGCCAAAGAGAAATTCTTAAGCTCTTCTTTGATCCTAGGCGTCGCGACGCCTACTTCGCAATCAGCTCTAATGGATATTATGAAGCATACCAACCAAAATTTCACAGACTACAG ATTGCAGCTCACCGGTCCGTTAACTGGAAAGGATCTTACGTCTTTGGCCGATCAGCTCGAAAGTGTGGCGAATCAAATGAGCGATCTATCAACGTCGTCTAGGATAGAAACACTCG CTTCCAGAACGCGTCGCTTGATCACCAACAATGTGCAACCATTGGAGCAAATTAGAACGGAATTGGTTTACAGACTGACCGAATTGGAACTTCAGACGCAACCTTTTCAAAAACGGATGAACCAATCTTTAAGCCATTTAAAAACgattcaatattatattgacAACCAAGGAGGAATCATAGCTCAGAAA aAAACTCAAGACTACACGAAAAGATTGACGGGCTATCTGGAGCAATATAGAGGACACGTGCTCGATCAAGTTGAAAGGCATGTGGCTCCTTGTGGTCCCATTTGGGACATATACGATGCGACCAGATCGCTCATATGTCGACATTATATCGACTCGCTC aacgCTTTTTGGCTGGGGCTTTGTTCGATGCTACTTTTGTGGATGGTGATGACACCGCTGGCTTTGAAATTGAGACACTCTTTCAGAGCTGTGAAAAACCATAGGACCGGAATACTTCTGAGAACAATATCCCACCA GTGTCCACCGCCGGATAATTGGAGATGA